A section of the Paenibacillus odorifer genome encodes:
- a CDS encoding ABC transporter ATP-binding protein, whose protein sequence is MVTILKYLKPKEWTLIGISILFIVTQVWLDLELPGYMSEITRLVQIPGSEMSEIIAAGGWMLLCALGSLATSIIVAGIAAKIAANFSSRLRSKLFDKVQSFSMEEINNFSTASLITRSTNDITQVQMLIVIGLQLLVKAPILAVWAMLKITGKSWQWSLATGVAIGVLILIVSIVIVLVLPKFQKLQQLTDNLNRVARENLTGLRVIRAYNAESYQEDKFSVANSELTRTNLFANNVLSMMMPSISLIMSGLSLAIYWIGAILIQNANGTAKMGLFSDMIVFSSYAMQVVMAFMMLIMIFILMPRAHVSAKRINEVLDTKPSLENGSLTSSKTNRLGEVEFKKVSFKYPDAEEYVIEDISFTVKKGETVAFIGSTGCGKSTVVNLIPRFYDATAGEVLVDGINVNQYEQTALRNKMGYVSQKAILFGGTVSSNVAFGDNGSDLSSDVVDAIYTSQASDFVEKMEGSYEAHVSQGGTNLSGGQKQRLSIARAIARRPEILIFDDSFSALDYKTDRKLRSELKKKSSGTTILIVAQRIGTIKDADKIIVLEAGRMAGMGTHDELMQTCDVYQEIAYSQLSKEELA, encoded by the coding sequence ATGGTAACTATACTTAAGTACTTAAAACCGAAGGAATGGACCCTAATCGGTATCAGCATCCTGTTCATTGTCACACAGGTATGGCTGGATCTGGAATTGCCCGGTTATATGAGCGAGATTACTCGTCTTGTACAGATACCAGGAAGTGAAATGAGCGAAATCATTGCAGCCGGAGGCTGGATGTTGCTCTGTGCCCTCGGCAGTTTAGCCACATCAATCATAGTGGCAGGGATCGCCGCTAAAATTGCCGCTAACTTCTCTTCAAGATTACGCTCCAAATTGTTTGATAAGGTACAGTCTTTTTCTATGGAAGAAATCAACAACTTCTCTACAGCTAGTTTAATTACCCGTTCAACGAATGACATTACACAAGTGCAAATGCTAATTGTCATTGGTCTGCAACTGCTGGTGAAGGCTCCCATCCTTGCCGTTTGGGCAATGCTCAAAATTACAGGCAAGAGTTGGCAGTGGTCGCTTGCTACCGGTGTCGCAATTGGGGTATTGATTCTTATTGTCAGCATAGTGATCGTGCTTGTGCTTCCGAAATTCCAAAAATTGCAGCAACTGACTGATAATCTTAATCGTGTTGCAAGAGAAAATCTTACAGGCCTTCGTGTCATTCGTGCTTATAATGCGGAAAGTTACCAGGAAGATAAATTTAGCGTAGCCAACAGCGAGCTTACCCGAACGAATTTATTTGCCAACAATGTACTGTCCATGATGATGCCAAGTATTTCTCTCATTATGAGCGGTTTAAGTCTCGCAATATATTGGATTGGTGCTATTTTGATTCAAAATGCCAATGGTACGGCGAAGATGGGCTTATTTTCAGATATGATTGTCTTCTCATCCTATGCGATGCAGGTGGTTATGGCATTCATGATGCTGATCATGATTTTTATCCTGATGCCTCGTGCCCATGTATCCGCTAAAAGAATCAATGAAGTGCTGGATACTAAGCCAAGCTTAGAGAACGGATCACTTACTTCCTCTAAGACAAATCGGTTGGGTGAAGTCGAATTCAAAAAAGTCAGCTTTAAATATCCGGATGCAGAAGAATACGTTATTGAGGATATCAGCTTTACGGTGAAAAAAGGAGAAACTGTGGCCTTCATCGGTTCAACCGGATGCGGAAAAAGTACCGTAGTGAACCTGATCCCTCGCTTTTATGATGCTACAGCAGGTGAAGTGTTGGTGGATGGTATTAATGTTAACCAATATGAGCAAACTGCACTGCGCAATAAAATGGGATATGTATCTCAGAAAGCGATTTTGTTTGGCGGCACGGTGAGCTCTAATGTTGCTTTCGGCGACAATGGCAGTGATCTGTCCTCTGATGTTGTAGATGCCATTTACACCTCTCAAGCTTCAGATTTTGTTGAAAAGATGGAAGGAAGCTACGAGGCTCATGTCTCTCAAGGCGGTACGAACTTGTCTGGCGGTCAAAAGCAACGTCTTTCCATTGCCCGAGCCATTGCCCGTCGTCCTGAAATATTGATCTTCGACGATTCCTTCTCAGCACTTGATTATAAGACGGATCGCAAATTGCGTAGTGAATTGAAGAAGAAATCCAGCGGTACGACGATACTAATCGTTGCGCAGCGGATCGGTACAATCAAAGACGCAGATAAAATCATTGTACTGGAAGCCGGACGAATGGCAGGCATGGGAACACATGATGAATTGATGCAGACCTGTGATGTCTACCAAGAGATTGCTTACTCACAACTTTCAAAGGAGGAGCTAGCTTAA
- a CDS encoding glycoside hydrolase family 43 protein gives MKYNNPVIKGFYPDPSACKVEDTYYLVCSSFQYFPGVPIFESKDLINWTQIGHCLTRKNQIQLDTVDSSGGVFAPTLRYNNGRFYMTTTNDTLRQNFYVWTDNIYGEWSDPINVDQGGIDPDLYFEDGKTYFMSNGTDDYGVNGIIQCEIEIETGQKLSPSRSIWQGSGGRYLESPHLYKINEQYYLLAAEGGTEYGHMVTYARGNSPAGPFEAYPHNPVLTNRNLGGYELQGVGHGDLVQDHEGDWWLLHLGFRQTGQYLTYHHLGREVFLTPITFGEDGWFTAGHEGTTLISFETDRIADTVIQQEKEVYTFENTDWNLDWCYLRHPVTENYRLEADKIKLKGTPITLDIPATPTFIGIRQKDFNAIISCEVSLTNGEAGITLYMDENHHYDLALRKHPEGYEIIERLNIGDIKSIEKTKHIGQCNHASLVVKSSPTHYHFYIQVDGTEILLGAAQTKYLSSEIAGGFTGVLIGLYATGEDQDYNAIFTNFSCLYS, from the coding sequence ATGAAATACAATAATCCGGTCATCAAAGGGTTTTATCCTGATCCCAGCGCATGTAAAGTTGAAGACACTTATTATTTGGTCTGCAGTTCCTTTCAGTATTTTCCCGGTGTTCCGATTTTTGAAAGCAAAGATTTAATTAATTGGACCCAAATCGGTCATTGCTTAACCCGAAAGAACCAGATTCAACTGGATACTGTGGACAGCTCCGGTGGTGTATTCGCCCCCACCCTGCGGTACAATAATGGACGATTCTACATGACGACCACTAATGACACTTTGCGCCAGAACTTCTATGTCTGGACTGACAATATTTACGGCGAATGGTCTGATCCGATTAATGTAGATCAAGGCGGTATTGATCCGGACTTGTATTTTGAAGACGGCAAAACGTATTTCATGAGTAATGGGACAGACGATTACGGAGTTAATGGTATAATCCAATGTGAAATTGAAATTGAAACTGGGCAGAAGCTGTCGCCAAGCCGTTCAATCTGGCAAGGATCCGGTGGGCGTTATTTGGAGAGTCCTCATTTATACAAAATTAATGAACAATACTATCTGCTAGCAGCTGAGGGCGGAACCGAATATGGGCATATGGTCACTTATGCAAGGGGCAATTCTCCTGCTGGCCCATTCGAAGCCTATCCGCATAACCCCGTATTGACTAATCGAAATTTAGGCGGTTACGAGCTTCAGGGTGTTGGTCACGGAGATTTGGTACAAGATCATGAGGGGGATTGGTGGCTGTTACATCTTGGATTCCGGCAGACTGGCCAGTATCTTACCTATCACCATTTGGGGCGTGAGGTTTTTCTAACTCCGATTACCTTTGGCGAGGATGGATGGTTTACAGCAGGTCATGAAGGTACCACTCTAATAAGTTTCGAGACTGATCGTATTGCGGACACAGTCATTCAGCAGGAGAAAGAAGTCTATACGTTCGAGAACACAGATTGGAATTTGGACTGGTGTTACCTGCGTCACCCGGTTACAGAAAATTATCGGTTAGAAGCTGATAAAATAAAGCTTAAAGGAACTCCAATAACGTTAGATATCCCGGCTACCCCGACATTTATTGGTATTCGTCAAAAAGACTTTAACGCGATTATTTCATGCGAAGTCAGCCTTACGAATGGTGAAGCCGGAATTACGCTTTACATGGACGAAAATCACCATTATGACTTGGCCTTGCGTAAACATCCAGAGGGTTATGAGATTATCGAACGGCTGAATATCGGAGATATCAAATCCATTGAAAAAACAAAACATATAGGTCAATGTAACCATGCTTCATTAGTTGTCAAAAGCAGTCCAACGCATTATCACTTTTATATCCAGGTAGACGGTACTGAGATCTTACTCGGAGCTGCGCAAACCAAATATTTATCCTCTGAAATAGCCGGAGGATTCACAGGTGTGCTTATTGGTTTGTACGCCACTGGAGAAGACCAAGATTATAATGCGATATTCACAAATTTTAGCTGCCTTTATTCTTAA
- a CDS encoding aldo/keto reductase, with the protein MQMRKLGNSGLEVSAIGLGCMGMDHAYGKPADRNEMVKLIRRAVELGCNFFDTAAFYGQSNEELVGEALAPQRDQVVIATKFGILGQEAVDGQPQLILNSTPDSIREQIEGSLNRLRVNCIDLYYQHRVDPNVEPEAVAETMKDLIAEGKIKTWGVSNAPIDYMKRAHAVCSITATQNQYSMMWREPEKELFELCEELGIAFIAYSPLGNGFLSGKYTKETKYDEDDYRSFMGRFKPDVIDHNQVLLDLITQVAESKNATPAQVVLAWELAQKPYIIPIPGTTKLNRLEENLYGADLKLTKEDVDRLNEALSKMEIDSTHF; encoded by the coding sequence ATGCAAATGCGTAAATTAGGAAATAGTGGCTTGGAAGTTTCGGCAATAGGGCTTGGCTGTATGGGAATGGATCATGCCTATGGAAAGCCAGCAGATCGTAATGAAATGGTTAAATTAATTCGCAGAGCAGTTGAACTAGGATGTAATTTCTTTGATACTGCTGCTTTTTATGGACAATCCAATGAGGAATTAGTAGGCGAAGCTCTTGCACCACAAAGAGATCAAGTTGTGATTGCAACTAAATTTGGAATTTTAGGACAAGAAGCTGTAGACGGTCAACCTCAACTTATTTTAAATAGCACACCAGATTCTATTCGTGAGCAAATAGAAGGTTCATTAAACAGGCTGAGGGTCAATTGTATTGATTTATATTATCAGCACCGAGTGGATCCGAATGTCGAACCTGAAGCTGTCGCAGAAACAATGAAAGATTTAATAGCTGAAGGGAAGATTAAAACATGGGGTGTCTCAAATGCACCGATTGATTATATGAAACGAGCACATGCTGTTTGTTCGATTACTGCAACCCAAAATCAGTACTCCATGATGTGGCGTGAACCGGAAAAAGAGTTGTTTGAACTTTGTGAAGAGTTAGGAATTGCTTTTATCGCTTACAGTCCATTAGGAAATGGTTTCTTAAGTGGTAAATATACTAAGGAAACCAAATATGATGAAGATGACTATCGAAGTTTCATGGGAAGATTCAAACCTGATGTGATTGATCATAACCAAGTGTTATTAGATTTAATTACTCAAGTTGCAGAAAGTAAAAATGCAACACCGGCTCAAGTCGTATTAGCGTGGGAATTAGCTCAAAAACCATATATCATTCCAATTCCAGGCACTACAAAATTAAACAGATTAGAAGAAAACCTATATGGAGCTGATCTGAAATTAACAAAGGAAGATGTAGATAGACTAAATGAAGCTTTGTCTAAAATGGAAATTGATAGTACACACTTCTAA
- a CDS encoding ABC transporter substrate-binding protein: MKDTKSKASLLLTLMLISAVGTTACGNSNNSNNATPDNAGKESATPSSSANSTTDNTSNEPSKLEPYKLKLVYEGAPQADEAIVEEALNKILTEKINATVDIAPIDWGAWDDKTNLIIASREPVDILFTASWNGYAKNVAKGAYLDLGPLLDQYGQGIKDSLDPAFLDGSKIGGKNYAVPTNKELASSGGIVYRKDIADELGIDMSKVQKIEDLDAVYKIVKEKKPTMYPLYTTGGTFASHSFVELDFLGDTTIPGAIDKNGTEATVKPAEEYPQYLNALKVTRDFFQKGYLNKDAATSQTSSLDAYKTGNVFSTVEPLKPGKAEEIASATGLDGKLAQITLTGKTVATSETTGAMLAISSTSKNPERAMMLINLLHTDQEIINLLNFGIEGTHFTLNGNVMTQTEKSGQYAPGVAWELGNQFLNYVWSSEAPDKWEQFKKFNEGAKSSPALGFTFDSEPVKSEVGALANVLREYQKMLETGSVDLDKELPKFIAAQKSAGLDKVIAEKQKQLDEFLASR, from the coding sequence ATGAAGGATACGAAAAGCAAGGCTTCACTGCTTCTCACACTGATGCTTATCTCAGCAGTAGGCACTACGGCTTGCGGCAATTCAAACAACTCGAACAACGCTACACCGGATAATGCCGGAAAAGAAAGCGCCACACCGAGCTCATCAGCGAATTCAACCACCGATAACACATCCAATGAGCCCTCGAAGCTGGAACCCTACAAACTAAAGCTGGTCTACGAAGGAGCTCCACAGGCGGACGAGGCTATCGTCGAGGAAGCGCTGAACAAGATCTTGACCGAAAAAATCAACGCGACGGTAGATATCGCACCAATCGATTGGGGAGCATGGGATGATAAGACTAACCTCATCATCGCTTCTCGAGAGCCCGTAGACATTCTATTTACAGCCTCATGGAACGGGTATGCAAAGAACGTTGCCAAAGGTGCTTACTTAGATCTCGGTCCCTTGCTCGATCAGTATGGCCAGGGCATTAAGGATAGCTTGGATCCAGCTTTTCTCGATGGCTCCAAAATCGGCGGCAAAAATTATGCAGTTCCTACTAATAAAGAATTGGCATCGTCAGGGGGCATTGTGTACCGGAAGGACATTGCCGATGAACTCGGCATCGACATGAGTAAAGTGCAAAAAATCGAAGATTTAGATGCCGTTTATAAGATCGTTAAAGAGAAGAAGCCAACCATGTATCCGCTGTATACAACGGGTGGCACGTTCGCCTCTCACTCTTTTGTGGAATTGGATTTTTTAGGTGATACGACGATACCTGGCGCTATCGATAAGAATGGCACGGAGGCGACAGTCAAACCGGCCGAAGAGTATCCCCAATACTTAAATGCATTAAAAGTAACCCGTGATTTCTTCCAGAAGGGGTATCTAAACAAAGATGCGGCCACTTCCCAAACGTCATCCCTTGATGCTTATAAGACGGGCAACGTATTTTCCACTGTAGAGCCTCTCAAGCCAGGCAAAGCAGAGGAAATCGCATCCGCGACAGGACTTGATGGCAAGCTTGCACAAATTACTTTGACAGGTAAAACGGTCGCCACATCGGAGACTACCGGTGCCATGTTAGCCATCTCATCAACGTCCAAGAACCCGGAACGCGCCATGATGCTGATTAACCTGCTTCATACAGATCAAGAGATTATTAATCTGCTTAACTTCGGTATTGAAGGTACACATTTCACACTTAATGGTAATGTTATGACGCAGACGGAGAAGTCTGGACAGTACGCACCGGGCGTCGCTTGGGAGCTGGGAAATCAGTTCCTCAACTATGTCTGGAGCTCGGAAGCTCCGGACAAGTGGGAGCAGTTCAAAAAGTTCAACGAAGGGGCCAAATCGTCACCAGCGCTGGGCTTCACCTTTGACAGTGAGCCAGTCAAATCAGAAGTTGGAGCACTAGCAAACGTCCTAAGAGAATATCAGAAGATGCTTGAGACCGGCTCGGTTGATCTGGACAAAGAATTACCGAAATTTATCGCCGCCCAAAAATCGGCCGGCCTAGATAAAGTCATTGCTGAAAAGCAGAAACAGCTTGATGAATTCCTTGCCAGTAGGTAA
- a CDS encoding response regulator transcription factor has product MINILVVEDDKHVRRLLEAVLKREGYDVVTAEDGVKALEVLDSQHIDLIILDIMMPNMDGYEFAKEVRDADSLVPILMATAKQLPEDKKKGFRIGTDDYMTKPIDTEEMLLRIQALLRRSQIASARKLVVGKVILDYDALTVTREDEKQTLPQKEFYLLYKLLSYPERIFTRIQLMDEIWGMESESTDTTVNVHINRLRKRFDAYPEFELVSVRGLGYKAVRSQ; this is encoded by the coding sequence ATGATTAACATACTCGTTGTTGAAGATGATAAGCATGTAAGAAGACTTCTTGAAGCTGTTCTGAAACGCGAAGGATACGATGTAGTAACTGCTGAAGACGGAGTTAAAGCTTTGGAGGTCCTAGATTCACAACATATTGATCTGATCATTCTGGATATTATGATGCCTAATATGGATGGTTATGAATTCGCCAAGGAAGTAAGAGATGCCGATAGCTTGGTCCCCATTCTTATGGCTACAGCAAAACAGCTGCCTGAAGATAAGAAAAAGGGGTTCCGGATTGGAACTGATGATTATATGACCAAACCCATTGATACCGAAGAAATGCTGCTCAGAATCCAAGCGCTGCTTCGCCGTTCGCAAATCGCAAGTGCCCGTAAATTAGTAGTGGGTAAAGTGATCCTTGATTATGACGCATTGACAGTAACCCGGGAGGACGAGAAACAAACGCTTCCGCAAAAAGAGTTCTATTTGTTGTATAAGCTATTATCTTATCCGGAACGGATATTCACCCGTATCCAGCTTATGGACGAAATATGGGGCATGGAAAGTGAAAGTACGGATACAACCGTTAATGTACATATCAATCGCCTGCGGAAACGGTTTGACGCTTATCCAGAGTTTGAACTGGTTTCCGTCAGAGGTCTTGGATACAAGGCGGTGCGAAGCCAGTGA
- a CDS encoding carbohydrate ABC transporter permease has protein sequence MTNTKSKSLSGSNPKNQLSGWASTLINIFFVIYSALCILPLLLILSVSFSDEQSVMTHGYRFMPENFNLAAYRFLMKDISQIVHSYGISLTVTVIGTILSVIIIALYAYPISRNNFPQAKYFTFFVFLTMLISGGLVPWYLVYVQMLELKDTLWALIMPLIMSAFWVLIMRTFFKETVPEAVLESAKIDGAGELRIFIRIVLPLSLPVLATVALFQTLTYWNDWFLSLMFITDNHNISVQYFLYKMMVNIQYLSSNPNAMAEITRAGGMINFPSETVRMAMVVVGVGPIVFAYPFFQKYFIRGLTVGSVKG, from the coding sequence ATGACCAATACAAAGAGTAAATCCTTATCTGGGTCCAATCCAAAGAATCAGCTGTCGGGATGGGCGTCAACCCTCATCAACATCTTCTTCGTCATCTATTCGGCGCTCTGTATCCTACCGCTTTTGCTGATTCTTTCGGTATCGTTCTCCGATGAGCAGTCCGTTATGACACACGGATATCGATTTATGCCCGAAAATTTCAATCTGGCAGCCTATCGATTCCTAATGAAAGATATCAGTCAAATCGTTCATTCCTATGGAATCTCACTAACTGTCACGGTGATCGGCACGATACTAAGCGTCATCATAATAGCACTGTATGCGTACCCCATTTCCCGGAATAATTTTCCACAGGCTAAGTATTTTACATTTTTTGTTTTTCTAACGATGCTGATTTCCGGCGGTTTAGTCCCTTGGTACTTGGTTTACGTACAGATGCTGGAATTAAAAGATACACTTTGGGCACTGATCATGCCGCTGATCATGTCCGCATTCTGGGTACTGATCATGCGCACTTTCTTTAAGGAGACCGTACCTGAAGCTGTGCTGGAGTCAGCCAAAATAGATGGGGCAGGGGAGCTACGGATATTTATCCGAATTGTATTGCCCTTATCTCTGCCGGTTCTGGCAACCGTAGCACTGTTCCAAACACTGACATACTGGAACGACTGGTTCCTAAGCTTAATGTTTATTACAGACAACCACAATATATCCGTGCAGTACTTTCTTTACAAGATGATGGTCAACATCCAGTACTTATCCAGTAACCCGAACGCGATGGCTGAAATTACCCGAGCTGGCGGAATGATTAACTTCCCAAGTGAAACCGTGCGTATGGCGATGGTGGTTGTAGGTGTTGGACCTATTGTATTTGCTTACCCGTTCTTCCAGAAATACTTTATTAGAGGACTGACAGTAGGCTCCGTTAAAGGCTAA
- a CDS encoding ABC transporter ATP-binding protein produces MNKSKEQLNTWSKLLHYCRKYIPVVLIAIISAAIGTVLTLLGPDKLSEMTDLITAGLVTGIDMEAVTSIGLFLVFIYILSAVLSLVQGLIMSAVTQKVSKNLRADLSRKMNKLPISYYNNSTTGDILSRVTNDVDTIGQALNQSVGTLVTALALFTGSIIMMFKTNVIMTITAVVATIIGFGLIAAIMKKSQKYFQSQQEYLGKINGHVEEVYTGHTVVKAYNGESQMRNTFESLNMNLKDSAFKAQFLSGLMMPIMMFIGNLGFVAVCVVGAVLAMNGTISFGVIVAFILYVRYFTQPLSQIAQAAQSLQSASAASKRVFEFLDADEMDNESHKERHLKTATGRVDFEHVQFAYENSDKLVIKDFSAEIKPGQKIAIVGPTGAGKTTLINLLIRFNELKGGEIYIDDTPISSLTRENIHDLFCMVLQDTWLFEGTIRENLVYNKTGVTDKEVEDACKSVGLHHFIQTLSAGYNTILNDKVNLSTGQKQQLTIARAMLKNAPMLILDEATSSVDTRTELLIQQAMDKLMEGRTSFVIAHRLSTIKNADVILVLKEGDILESGSHEELLAKNGFYAELYNSQFDQAS; encoded by the coding sequence ATGAACAAAAGCAAAGAGCAACTCAACACGTGGAGCAAACTTCTCCACTATTGCAGAAAATATATCCCTGTAGTCCTTATAGCTATTATTAGTGCAGCAATCGGTACGGTTCTGACTTTGCTTGGACCGGATAAGCTTTCGGAGATGACAGACTTGATCACGGCGGGCCTCGTCACCGGAATTGATATGGAAGCAGTAACTTCTATCGGCCTTTTCCTTGTATTTATCTATATCCTTAGCGCTGTGTTATCTTTGGTACAAGGATTAATTATGTCCGCAGTTACGCAAAAGGTCTCCAAAAACTTAAGAGCCGATCTCTCACGCAAAATGAACAAACTTCCAATTTCTTATTATAATAATTCTACAACCGGTGACATTCTGTCCCGGGTTACCAACGATGTGGATACGATCGGGCAAGCTTTAAACCAAAGCGTCGGCACACTGGTAACTGCCCTTGCCCTCTTTACGGGATCCATCATCATGATGTTCAAAACAAATGTGATCATGACTATTACGGCGGTTGTTGCAACTATCATTGGCTTTGGCCTCATAGCGGCAATTATGAAAAAATCCCAAAAGTATTTTCAAAGTCAGCAAGAATACTTAGGGAAAATCAATGGTCATGTGGAGGAAGTATATACAGGACATACTGTAGTGAAAGCTTACAATGGTGAATCACAAATGCGCAATACATTTGAATCCCTGAATATGAATCTTAAAGATAGTGCATTTAAAGCGCAGTTCCTCTCCGGTCTTATGATGCCGATTATGATGTTTATAGGCAATCTAGGTTTTGTGGCCGTTTGTGTCGTTGGTGCTGTACTTGCTATGAACGGAACGATATCCTTTGGGGTCATTGTAGCCTTTATACTGTATGTCCGTTACTTTACACAACCGCTCTCTCAGATTGCTCAAGCCGCACAAAGTCTGCAATCGGCTTCCGCGGCAAGCAAACGTGTCTTCGAGTTCCTCGATGCTGATGAAATGGACAATGAAAGTCATAAAGAAAGACATCTTAAAACTGCAACGGGCAGAGTGGATTTTGAACATGTGCAATTTGCTTATGAAAATTCAGATAAACTTGTGATTAAAGATTTTTCTGCAGAGATTAAGCCTGGGCAAAAAATTGCTATAGTCGGCCCTACCGGCGCAGGTAAAACTACACTGATAAATCTTCTAATACGGTTTAATGAATTAAAGGGCGGAGAGATTTATATTGATGATACCCCCATCAGCAGCTTAACAAGAGAAAACATCCATGATCTATTCTGTATGGTCTTGCAGGACACCTGGCTTTTTGAGGGCACTATCAGGGAAAATCTGGTGTACAACAAAACAGGTGTAACCGATAAAGAAGTTGAAGATGCTTGTAAGTCGGTAGGCTTGCATCATTTCATTCAGACCTTAAGTGCCGGTTACAATACCATACTAAATGACAAGGTTAATTTATCCACCGGCCAAAAGCAACAGCTTACCATCGCCCGCGCGATGCTCAAGAATGCTCCAATGCTCATCCTCGATGAAGCTACAAGCTCAGTCGATACAAGAACAGAGCTCTTGATTCAGCAGGCAATGGATAAGCTTATGGAAGGAAGAACCTCCTTTGTTATTGCGCATAGACTCTCAACCATTAAGAACGCCGATGTGATTCTGGTTCTGAAGGAAGGCGATATTCTGGAAAGCGGCAGCCACGAAGAACTACTTGCCAAAAATGGTTTCTATGCGGAGCTTTATAATAGCCAATTTGATCAAGCCTCTTAA
- a CDS encoding HAMP domain-containing sensor histidine kinase, translated as MSKISNKLSNRISLPIYFSLIIFFIFLITVVITGLLFFLAQVFGLLNEELAQDGFVLPIMVLIACTIIGTTISAITSRKMVKSIRLFIEATERLASGDFSMRLQLKSPPEFEILSENFNRMAEELGGIEILRTDFVNNFSHEFKTPIVSIKGFAEVLKNDDLTKEERNEYLDIVIEESTRLASLASNVLELTQVETQKILTNKMRFNVGEQIRQSVLLLAAKFEKKHLKLNVNIQDYELSGNKELLNQVWLNLLDNAIKFTPEHGEIEVNMKRNEDNVVILVRDCGSGIHPEALPKIFDKFYQQDTSHSTAGNGLGLAIVKKIIHLHNGTISCESIPLQGATFTVTIPIGM; from the coding sequence GTGAGCAAAATAAGTAACAAGCTCAGCAACAGAATCAGCCTTCCCATCTATTTTTCTCTTATCATATTTTTCATCTTTCTTATTACCGTTGTGATTACAGGACTACTCTTCTTTCTCGCACAGGTTTTTGGTTTGTTGAACGAAGAGCTTGCCCAGGATGGATTCGTACTACCCATAATGGTATTAATCGCTTGTACAATTATCGGTACCACGATATCAGCCATCACAAGCCGGAAAATGGTAAAATCCATCCGGTTATTTATTGAGGCCACAGAGCGTCTTGCCAGCGGTGACTTCTCCATGCGGCTTCAGCTCAAAAGCCCGCCGGAGTTTGAAATTCTATCAGAGAACTTTAACCGGATGGCTGAAGAGCTTGGGGGTATTGAAATTCTGCGAACCGATTTTGTGAATAATTTTTCCCATGAATTCAAAACACCGATTGTATCTATCAAGGGATTTGCCGAAGTCTTAAAGAACGATGATCTTACCAAAGAAGAACGGAATGAATATCTAGATATTGTCATTGAGGAATCGACCAGACTTGCCTCCCTTGCTTCGAATGTACTGGAGCTGACACAAGTTGAGACGCAAAAGATTCTGACAAACAAAATGAGGTTTAATGTTGGGGAACAAATTCGCCAATCTGTGCTTTTGCTAGCTGCTAAATTTGAGAAGAAGCACCTGAAGCTGAACGTTAATATTCAGGATTATGAACTCTCCGGCAATAAAGAGCTTTTAAATCAAGTTTGGTTAAATTTATTGGATAACGCGATCAAATTCACTCCTGAACATGGCGAAATTGAAGTTAACATGAAGAGAAACGAAGATAACGTGGTGATTCTAGTTCGTGACTGCGGAAGCGGTATTCATCCTGAGGCTCTTCCCAAGATATTCGATAAATTTTATCAGCAGGATACTTCCCATTCGACTGCGGGCAATGGACTTGGATTAGCAATTGTTAAAAAAATCATTCATCTACACAATGGAACCATTTCTTGCGAAAGCATTCCATTACAAGGAGCCACATTTACAGTTACGATTCCGATTGGAATGTAG